The Streptomyces sp. NBC_01255 genome window below encodes:
- a CDS encoding carbohydrate ABC transporter permease gives MKSRGPLLTLLLAGAFGLCVGPFYWLAMAATQDDKDVFSWPPKLLPGGHLMENLQGLQESIGLTRVLFNTVLVAGLQTIGAVVVSVLAGYAFAKFDFRGRNLFFVLLLSTLVIPDTVMLIPIFQMMMDLGLIDSYESVILPGLVTPFGIFLMRQALRSMPDELLDAARVDGAGELRVLWRIVIPVNRPIIAALALFVFLGGWNQFVWPLIALRSPEMYTLPVATATLQGLSTTNYAQVLLASAIAAIPVMALFLILQRQFISGLLAGATKE, from the coding sequence ATGAAGTCCCGCGGCCCCCTGCTCACCCTGCTGCTCGCCGGTGCCTTCGGGCTCTGCGTCGGCCCCTTCTACTGGCTCGCCATGGCCGCCACCCAGGACGACAAGGACGTCTTCTCCTGGCCGCCGAAGCTGCTGCCCGGCGGCCACCTCATGGAGAACCTCCAGGGCCTCCAGGAGTCCATCGGCCTGACCCGCGTCCTCTTCAACACCGTCCTGGTGGCAGGCCTCCAGACCATCGGCGCGGTCGTCGTCTCCGTCCTCGCCGGCTACGCCTTCGCCAAGTTCGACTTCCGCGGACGCAACCTCTTCTTCGTCCTGCTGCTCAGCACCCTCGTCATCCCCGACACGGTGATGCTGATCCCGATCTTCCAGATGATGATGGACCTGGGCCTGATCGACTCCTACGAGTCCGTCATCCTGCCCGGCCTCGTCACGCCGTTCGGCATCTTCCTGATGCGGCAGGCGCTGCGGTCCATGCCCGACGAACTCCTCGACGCCGCCCGCGTCGACGGCGCCGGCGAACTGCGGGTGCTGTGGCGGATCGTCATCCCGGTCAACCGGCCGATCATCGCGGCGCTCGCGCTGTTCGTCTTCCTCGGCGGCTGGAACCAGTTCGTCTGGCCGCTGATCGCGCTCCGCAGCCCCGAGATGTACACGCTGCCCGTGGCCACCGCCACCCTCCAGGGCCTGTCCACGACCAACTACGCGCAGGTCCTGCTCGCCAGCGCCATCGCCGCCATCCCCGTCATGGCCCTCTTCCTCATCCTGCAACGCCAGTTCATCTCCGGCCTGCTGGCCGGTGCCACCAAGGAGTGA
- a CDS encoding carbohydrate ABC transporter permease yields MSLAPPEPARTTGTVAATTNGGAGTPPGRRATPRPGRARPGRRRLLTRDSVPYLLIMPAVLGFAIFKAYPIAASFWISLTTGNGDARQFTGLANYRRLIDDPLFWTALKNTALILVVQVPLMLGLALLVALGLNSTKVWLRPLWRLGVFVPSLTGLVAAGVMFSVILNRDAGLLNWVLSFFGIDPVNWLGSPFWARVGVVLVITWHYTGYNAVMYLAGLQGIPKELYEAAMVDGAGPVRRFFSITLPQMRPILLLTVVLSTIGTLQLFDEPYVLTGGGPDNATLTVTMYLYNNGFKYFDFGYASALAYALALIVSVLGILQVRLMGERR; encoded by the coding sequence ATGTCCCTCGCACCTCCCGAACCCGCCCGCACGACCGGGACCGTTGCCGCCACCACCAACGGCGGCGCCGGCACCCCTCCCGGCCGCCGCGCCACCCCGCGCCCCGGCCGGGCCCGCCCCGGCCGCCGCCGGCTGCTGACGCGCGACTCCGTCCCGTACCTGCTGATCATGCCCGCCGTGCTGGGCTTCGCGATCTTCAAGGCGTACCCGATCGCCGCCTCGTTCTGGATCAGCCTCACCACCGGGAACGGCGACGCCCGGCAGTTCACCGGACTCGCCAACTACCGGCGCCTCATCGACGATCCGCTGTTCTGGACCGCGCTCAAGAACACCGCCCTGATCCTGGTCGTCCAGGTCCCGCTGATGCTCGGCCTCGCCCTGCTCGTCGCCCTGGGCCTCAACTCCACCAAGGTCTGGCTGCGCCCGCTCTGGCGGCTCGGCGTCTTCGTCCCGTCGCTGACGGGCCTGGTCGCCGCCGGCGTGATGTTCTCCGTGATCCTCAACCGCGACGCCGGACTCCTGAACTGGGTCCTCTCCTTCTTCGGCATCGACCCGGTGAACTGGCTCGGCAGCCCCTTCTGGGCCCGCGTCGGCGTCGTCCTCGTCATCACCTGGCACTACACCGGCTACAACGCGGTGATGTACCTCGCCGGTCTCCAGGGCATCCCCAAGGAGCTGTACGAGGCCGCGATGGTCGACGGCGCCGGACCGGTCCGCCGCTTCTTCTCCATCACCCTGCCCCAGATGCGGCCGATCCTCCTCCTCACGGTGGTGCTCTCCACCATCGGCACGCTGCAACTCTTCGACGAGCCGTACGTCCTCACCGGCGGCGGCCCCGACAACGCCACCCTGACGGTCACCATGTACCTCTACAACAACGGCTTCAAGTACTTCGACTTCGGCTACGCCTCGGCCCTCGCCTACGCGCTCGCGCTGATCGTGTCCGTCCTCGGCATCCTCCAGGTCCGCCTGATGGGAGAGCGCCGATGA
- a CDS encoding ABC transporter substrate-binding protein translates to MSHQLSRRQMLHLATASAAGFGLAACGGGGSGTDTAGADGDSGKITVWSWTSAAEALRGVVPSFERDNPDITVEIQDVGEPAIWDKITVGLASGGKGLADVLHIGVDYLPGYLAKFPEGIADLSRLGADKHKDAFVEGLWPTVIGKDRAVHALPWEVNPLGLFYRHDFFEKADVDPASISSWDDLIAAGPKIRAATGAQLIGLDKPGTTQDMDFFQNLMQLQGAFYFDQEGKVTLASPEAIKALTVIKRLNDGGLLADTAGQGTWKRLISQGKLATAPEAAWAVGYMAEKFPAQSGKWRVMQPPAAVPGGGRSVIVNSTYLAVSNTSKRRKAAWRFIEHALTKPAEINRMYSSGSVFPALKAAYADPMFNAPHPFYGGQRVLKSLVDSLSSGSEATNFTSDYSRALKLASDAQSQVLLKGADPAGALKAAAAQLAQQTGRQQAA, encoded by the coding sequence ATGTCCCACCAGCTGAGCCGCCGCCAGATGCTTCACCTCGCCACCGCCTCCGCCGCCGGATTCGGCCTGGCCGCCTGCGGCGGCGGCGGATCGGGCACCGACACCGCCGGCGCCGACGGCGACAGCGGGAAGATCACCGTCTGGAGCTGGACCTCCGCGGCGGAGGCCCTGCGCGGAGTCGTCCCCTCCTTCGAGCGGGACAACCCGGACATCACGGTGGAGATCCAGGACGTCGGCGAACCGGCCATCTGGGACAAGATCACCGTCGGCCTCGCCTCGGGCGGCAAGGGCCTCGCCGACGTCCTCCACATCGGCGTCGACTACCTGCCCGGATACCTGGCGAAGTTCCCTGAGGGCATCGCCGACCTGTCCCGGCTCGGCGCCGACAAGCACAAGGACGCCTTCGTCGAAGGCCTGTGGCCTACCGTCATAGGCAAGGACAGAGCCGTCCACGCCCTGCCCTGGGAAGTCAACCCCCTCGGGCTGTTCTACCGCCACGACTTCTTCGAGAAGGCCGACGTCGACCCCGCCTCCATCAGCAGCTGGGACGACCTGATCGCCGCCGGACCGAAGATCCGCGCCGCCACCGGCGCCCAGCTGATCGGGCTCGACAAGCCCGGCACCACCCAGGACATGGACTTCTTCCAGAACCTGATGCAGCTCCAGGGCGCCTTCTACTTCGACCAGGAAGGCAAGGTCACCCTCGCCTCCCCGGAGGCGATCAAGGCCCTCACCGTCATCAAGCGGCTCAACGACGGCGGCCTGCTCGCCGACACCGCGGGCCAGGGCACCTGGAAGCGGCTGATCAGCCAGGGGAAACTCGCCACCGCGCCCGAGGCCGCCTGGGCCGTGGGATACATGGCCGAGAAGTTCCCCGCCCAGAGCGGCAAGTGGCGCGTCATGCAGCCGCCGGCCGCCGTCCCCGGCGGAGGCCGCAGCGTCATCGTCAACTCCACCTACCTCGCGGTCTCGAACACCAGCAAGCGCCGCAAGGCGGCCTGGCGCTTCATCGAGCACGCGCTGACCAAGCCCGCCGAGATCAACCGCATGTACTCCTCCGGCAGCGTCTTCCCCGCCCTCAAGGCGGCCTACGCGGACCCGATGTTCAACGCGCCCCACCCCTTCTACGGCGGCCAGCGCGTGCTGAAGTCCCTCGTCGACTCGCTCTCCTCCGGATCCGAGGCGACCAACTTCACCAGCGACTACAGCCGGGCCCTCAAGCTCGCCAGCGACGCCCAGAGCCAGGTGCTGCTCAAGGGCGCCGACCCGGCCGGCGCCCTCAAGGCGGCCGCCGCTCAGCTCGCCCAGCAGACCGGCCGGCAGCAGGCAGCCTGA
- a CDS encoding aminotransferase class V-fold PLP-dependent enzyme, whose protein sequence is MAGYLDHARVGPLSRRASAALATATDLATRADPADLDRLFALSDAARTSAARLLGAHPHEIALSPSTSNGLFTVAAGLQGPGTVLVPRGEFPANVYPWLRFAGRGGPDVRLVDPDGQRHITPDLLRRNLTPEVTALTVSAVDSLTGHVAPLAALKEVLGPDRLLIVDAIQGLGAVPLEADAADVLVGGGQKWLRAGWGAALLLIRDRCAERVAPGLGGWAGVSEPFAARHPAPPLPGAAAHLATNPDFPAAAAIGAAVDELLAEGGPAATGARIRAILAELLDRARQAGAEILLDGLGHRERAGIGTFRLPGHDPVTVHRTLEAAGVITTRRDEWIRLSPHVSTPAVAVDLFADALHALTGRTRTVADTTPRTATDTTPRTVTDTTPCTVTDTTPCTDTLTQEPTCPTS, encoded by the coding sequence ATGGCGGGCTACCTCGATCACGCCAGGGTCGGCCCGCTCTCCCGCCGGGCCTCCGCGGCCCTCGCCACCGCGACCGACCTGGCCACCCGCGCGGACCCTGCCGACCTCGACCGGCTGTTCGCCCTCAGCGACGCCGCACGGACCTCGGCGGCCCGGCTCCTCGGCGCCCACCCCCACGAGATCGCCCTCTCCCCGTCCACCAGCAACGGCCTGTTCACCGTGGCCGCCGGCCTCCAGGGCCCCGGCACCGTCCTGGTGCCCCGCGGGGAATTCCCCGCCAACGTCTACCCGTGGCTGCGGTTCGCCGGACGAGGCGGCCCGGACGTCCGCCTCGTCGACCCGGACGGGCAGCGCCACATCACCCCCGACCTGCTGCGCCGGAACCTCACCCCCGAGGTCACCGCACTCACGGTCAGCGCCGTCGACTCCCTCACCGGGCACGTCGCACCGCTCGCCGCCCTCAAGGAAGTCCTCGGCCCGGACCGCCTCCTGATCGTCGACGCCATCCAGGGACTCGGCGCCGTACCGCTCGAAGCGGACGCCGCCGACGTCCTCGTCGGCGGCGGCCAGAAGTGGCTACGGGCAGGCTGGGGCGCCGCGCTGCTGCTGATCCGCGACCGGTGCGCCGAGCGCGTCGCCCCCGGGCTCGGCGGCTGGGCCGGTGTCTCGGAGCCCTTCGCGGCGCGGCACCCCGCGCCCCCGCTGCCCGGGGCCGCGGCCCACCTCGCCACCAACCCGGACTTCCCGGCCGCCGCCGCCATCGGCGCGGCCGTCGACGAGCTGCTCGCCGAGGGCGGCCCGGCCGCCACGGGCGCCCGGATCAGGGCCATCCTCGCCGAGCTCCTCGACAGGGCCCGGCAGGCCGGCGCCGAGATCCTGCTCGACGGGCTCGGCCACCGGGAACGCGCCGGAATCGGCACCTTCCGTCTCCCGGGTCACGACCCCGTGACCGTCCACCGCACTCTCGAAGCGGCCGGTGTGATCACCACGCGCCGCGACGAGTGGATCCGCCTCTCTCCCCATGTCTCCACCCCGGCCGTCGCGGTGGATCTGTTCGCGGACGCGCTGCACGCGCTGACCGGCCGGACCCGGACGGTCGCCGACACCACCCCCCGCACCGCCACCGACACCACCCCCCGCACCGTCACCGACACCACCCCCTGCACCGTCACCGACACCACCCCCTGCACCGACACCCTCACCCAGGAGCCGACATGTCCCACCAGCTGA
- a CDS encoding VOC family protein produces MAVQPIPEGYPRVTPYLCVDGAAAAIDFYVSAFGAVERMRMPAPGGTIGHAELSLGNSVIMLADEFPDMGFRSPKAVGGTPVTLHVYVEDVDAVFAKALAQGAKELSPVKDEFYGDRTGQLEDPFGHRWNLATHVEDVPEEEMEQRAKKAMQSMQPPSDAA; encoded by the coding sequence GTGGCTGTCCAGCCCATCCCCGAGGGATACCCGCGCGTCACGCCGTACCTCTGCGTCGACGGAGCCGCGGCCGCGATCGACTTCTACGTGTCCGCGTTCGGCGCCGTCGAGCGCATGCGCATGCCGGCGCCCGGAGGCACGATCGGCCACGCCGAGCTGTCCCTCGGCAACTCGGTCATCATGCTCGCGGACGAGTTCCCCGACATGGGGTTCCGCTCACCCAAGGCGGTCGGCGGCACACCCGTCACCCTGCACGTCTACGTGGAGGACGTCGACGCGGTCTTCGCCAAGGCCCTCGCCCAGGGCGCCAAGGAACTCTCCCCGGTCAAGGACGAGTTCTACGGCGACCGCACCGGGCAGCTCGAGGACCCCTTCGGCCACCGCTGGAACCTCGCCACGCACGTGGAGGACGTTCCCGAGGAGGAGATGGAGCAGCGGGCGAAGAAGGCCATGCAGTCGATGCAGCCCCCGTCCGACGCCGCCTGA
- a CDS encoding PPOX class F420-dependent oxidoreductase encodes MTVLTPDIRARIEAPHLWYVATVDADGAPHVSPMWVGLDGDLVFFNTAVGRVKERNLRRDPRVSLSQADRADPFDRVQIRGRVVRFVEGAEADRNMDRLAAKYLGTERYEWVIPGERRVVALIEPTRIRRVVGVEPLPQGAPGA; translated from the coding sequence ATGACTGTGCTCACCCCGGACATCCGCGCGCGGATCGAGGCCCCGCACCTCTGGTACGTCGCGACCGTCGACGCCGACGGAGCGCCTCATGTCAGCCCGATGTGGGTCGGCCTCGACGGTGACCTCGTCTTCTTCAACACCGCCGTGGGACGCGTCAAGGAGCGCAATCTCCGCCGTGATCCGCGCGTGTCCCTGTCGCAGGCCGACCGGGCCGACCCCTTCGACCGCGTCCAGATCCGCGGCCGGGTCGTGCGGTTCGTCGAGGGTGCGGAGGCGGACCGGAACATGGACCGACTGGCGGCCAAGTACCTCGGCACCGAGCGGTACGAATGGGTCATCCCGGGCGAGCGGCGGGTGGTCGCGCTGATCGAGCCGACGAGGATCCGACGCGTCGTCGGCGTCGAACCACTCCCCCAGGGCGCACCCGGGGCATGA
- a CDS encoding YqjF family protein — protein sequence MTLAPPAPEPITPDSPHAPPNPLLTQSWLDLAFLHWPVDRDVVAPLLPAGTVPDTLNGVTYVGLVAFRMHRVGWFRLPGVPYLGSFPETNVRLYSVDARGRRGVVFRSLDASRLVPVAFGRALFRLPYVWSRMAVRHDGATVTYTSSRRLPGPRGAHSRIVLRVGERVEAPTELEHFLTARWGMHTAFFGRSLYLPNAHPRWPLHRAELLACEEDLVESAGLPRPAGVPVSVLYSPGVPVEFGRPARRPGGIPTP from the coding sequence GTGACGCTCGCGCCGCCCGCCCCGGAACCCATCACCCCGGACTCACCCCATGCCCCGCCGAATCCCCTCCTGACCCAGTCCTGGCTCGACCTGGCCTTCCTCCACTGGCCCGTCGACCGCGACGTGGTCGCCCCGCTGCTGCCGGCCGGGACCGTTCCGGACACCCTGAACGGTGTGACGTACGTCGGGCTCGTCGCCTTCCGGATGCACCGGGTCGGATGGTTCCGCCTGCCCGGCGTCCCCTACCTGGGCAGCTTTCCCGAGACGAACGTCCGTCTCTACTCGGTGGACGCGCGGGGCCGCCGCGGGGTGGTGTTCCGTTCGCTCGACGCCTCGCGACTCGTTCCCGTCGCCTTCGGACGGGCCCTGTTCCGGCTGCCGTACGTGTGGTCGAGGATGGCCGTCCGCCATGACGGCGCCACCGTCACGTACACCAGCAGCCGGCGCCTGCCGGGGCCGCGCGGCGCGCACAGCCGGATCGTGCTGCGGGTCGGGGAGCGCGTCGAGGCCCCCACGGAGCTCGAACACTTCCTGACGGCCCGCTGGGGCATGCACACCGCCTTCTTCGGACGGTCGCTCTACCTCCCGAACGCACACCCGCGCTGGCCGCTCCACCGCGCGGAACTCCTCGCGTGCGAGGAGGACTTGGTGGAATCGGCGGGGCTCCCCCGGCCGGCCGGTGTGCCCGTGAGCGTGCTGTACTCGCCCGGCGTCCCCGTGGAGTTCGGCCGCCCGGCCCGACGCCCTGGCGGCATCCCCACGCCATGA
- a CDS encoding TerD family protein, which yields MPSVPLRIAVRGGGVDAMALLLTEAGAVGGDGDVVFHGAPLHPSGAVRLTEPGDGTAWLDVGLTAVEDRIARVLVVGSTGNGVTMRDVAGLSVEAFAPDGTSVARYDVTDGAGETAMVLAELYRRAGGWKFRAVGQGYANGLAGLARDHGVDVAQPVAPAVAVAVPVSVLPLPPQAPQAPLPPQALQVPQAPPAPAFALPPLPPTPPVVPAAVPVAADRQPSYGPVWSYGPVFAPYTQTGRDNDVITVSGLPPGPVVVQLDVRGDGYTGLTVLDRRNKETDNLVNSTEDDFRGRVLATVPGNGPLRMRLEAEGPWRVEVSPLAAALRLTEEEVEFRGPEVLLHTGGAADLAIRYRGDDNLIVNIYELAAHDDHTALPEDENVVNEIGERRETVPLPEGPLVVQFEAADGPWRARLKRI from the coding sequence GTGCCGTCCGTCCCGCTGCGGATCGCCGTACGGGGCGGCGGCGTGGACGCGATGGCCCTGCTGCTCACGGAGGCCGGGGCGGTGGGAGGTGACGGAGACGTCGTCTTCCACGGGGCGCCGCTGCATCCGTCCGGGGCGGTGCGGCTGACGGAGCCGGGCGACGGCACGGCGTGGCTGGACGTCGGCCTCACCGCGGTCGAGGACCGGATCGCCCGTGTCCTGGTGGTCGGGTCGACGGGGAACGGCGTCACGATGCGGGACGTCGCCGGGCTGTCGGTGGAGGCGTTCGCCCCCGACGGCACATCGGTCGCGCGGTACGACGTGACGGACGGCGCCGGAGAGACGGCGATGGTGCTGGCGGAGCTGTACCGGCGGGCGGGCGGCTGGAAGTTCCGCGCGGTGGGCCAGGGATACGCGAACGGCCTCGCGGGGCTGGCCAGGGACCACGGCGTGGACGTGGCACAGCCGGTCGCGCCAGCGGTGGCGGTGGCGGTGCCGGTGTCAGTGCTGCCACTGCCCCCGCAGGCCCCGCAGGCCCCACTGCCCCCGCAGGCCCTGCAGGTACCGCAGGCACCGCCCGCGCCGGCCTTCGCGCTTCCTCCTCTGCCGCCGACGCCCCCCGTCGTACCGGCGGCCGTTCCCGTCGCGGCGGACCGGCAGCCGTCGTACGGACCCGTCTGGTCGTACGGGCCCGTCTTCGCGCCGTACACACAGACCGGCCGGGACAACGACGTGATCACCGTGAGTGGGCTCCCGCCGGGGCCGGTCGTCGTTCAGCTCGACGTACGGGGCGACGGGTACACCGGCCTGACGGTCCTCGACCGGCGGAACAAGGAGACGGACAACCTCGTCAACAGCACCGAGGACGACTTCCGGGGCCGGGTGCTCGCCACCGTCCCCGGGAACGGGCCTCTCCGTATGAGGCTGGAGGCGGAAGGGCCGTGGCGGGTGGAGGTGTCGCCGCTGGCGGCGGCCCTCCGTCTGACGGAGGAGGAGGTGGAGTTCCGCGGCCCCGAGGTACTGCTGCACACGGGGGGAGCGGCCGACCTCGCCATCCGCTACCGCGGCGACGACAACCTCATCGTGAACATCTACGAACTCGCCGCTCACGACGACCACACCGCCCTGCCCGAGGACGAGAACGTCGTCAACGAGATCGGCGAGCGGCGCGAGACCGTTCCGCTGCCCGAGGGGCCGCTCGTGGTGCAGTTCGAAGCGGCGGACGGCCCGTGGCGGGCGCGCCTGAAGCGGATATAG
- a CDS encoding MarR family transcriptional regulator, whose translation MTTTPITPAPTANGRTVALAFFAARAVLEGVLTRHGLTYHQSVTIRAVVAAGGSIARDALVADVNDSLKTDESLVRGVVDELTAGTLLEEDPADPSRLRLTEAGRELDETTSAESAEVSARLYAGIPAEDLAVAGRVLTLVTERANAELAGA comes from the coding sequence ATGACCACCACACCCATCACCCCCGCGCCGACGGCCAACGGCCGGACCGTCGCCCTGGCCTTCTTCGCCGCGCGCGCCGTCCTGGAGGGCGTGCTGACCCGCCACGGTCTTACGTACCACCAGAGCGTGACCATCCGGGCCGTCGTGGCCGCGGGCGGGTCCATCGCCCGTGACGCGCTCGTCGCCGACGTCAACGACTCGCTGAAGACCGACGAGTCGCTCGTACGCGGTGTCGTCGACGAGCTGACCGCCGGCACACTGCTGGAAGAGGACCCGGCGGACCCGTCCCGGCTGAGGCTCACGGAGGCCGGACGGGAGCTGGACGAAACCACCTCCGCCGAGTCCGCCGAGGTCTCCGCCAGGCTGTACGCCGGCATTCCGGCCGAGGACCTCGCGGTCGCGGGCCGCGTGCTGACCCTGGTCACGGAGCGCGCCAACGCCGAGCTCGCCGGAGCCTGA
- a CDS encoding MarR family winged helix-turn-helix transcriptional regulator: MSRATEGATAGFLVWRLSMKWRVAVDRAVAPLGLTHAQYALMASLYGMARSGLRPSQRRLADHTGLEALYVSKLARALETAGLVARTRDPDDPRAVQLSLTEEGHDVTRRAITVVQGLLDQLLEPLGGQDGPRTRQFTRELATLLDVPLDPHTENDEEQS, translated from the coding sequence GTGAGCAGAGCAACTGAGGGCGCCACGGCGGGATTTCTGGTCTGGCGTCTGTCGATGAAGTGGCGGGTCGCCGTCGACCGGGCGGTCGCACCGCTGGGCCTGACCCATGCGCAGTACGCGCTGATGGCCTCGCTGTACGGCATGGCGCGCTCCGGGCTCCGGCCCAGCCAGCGCCGCCTCGCCGACCACACGGGGCTCGAAGCGCTCTACGTGTCCAAGCTGGCCCGCGCCCTGGAGACCGCAGGGCTCGTCGCCCGCACCCGGGACCCGGACGACCCGCGCGCCGTGCAGCTGTCGCTCACCGAGGAGGGGCACGACGTCACGCGCCGCGCCATCACGGTGGTCCAGGGCCTCCTCGACCAGTTGCTGGAGCCGCTCGGGGGACAGGACGGCCCGCGCACACGGCAGTTCACCCGCGAGCTGGCGACCCTGCTCGACGTACCCCTTGATCCGCACACCGAGAACGACGAGGAGCAGTCATGA
- the helR gene encoding RNA polymerase recycling motor ATPase HelR, with amino-acid sequence MTPLITSAFDLPDRLSPKADPALIAGDEKHFADIAESLDQVIAELSDRLDAELKAPGGVGREAMERDLEVHRLTARLRALRRFGLDLCLGHMVAADGSEPLYVGRLGLTDSSGRRLLIDWRSPAAEPFFGATHGNPMGLASRRRYRWTGGRISDYWDEVFTQDAFVGHAALDDQSAFIASLGNNRSARMRDVLGTIQSDQDAIIRAGSRGALVVDGGPGTGKTVVALHRSAYLLYSDPRLGHRRGGVLFVGPHDPYLAYVADVLPSLGEEGVRTCTLRDLVPEGASAPGEADAEVARLKSSADMVKAIEKAVRFYEDPPAEGMPVTTPWAEMWLSAEEWVEAFQAPGPSTPHNEARDLIWEELATILWDKFDADGHAGGDGDGGDAVSPEQFRRALLHDKELVGTLHRAWPLLEPADVVGDLWTVPAYLRMCAPWLDRDEVRTLRREDPHAWTVSDLPLLDAARQRLGDPKASQRKRRHDATVAAERERMAGVISDIVEADADGEGAVTMLRGRDLQDSLIDGTALPGADVDPLAGPFAHVVVDEAQELTDAEWQMLLIRCPSRSFTIVGDRAQARHGFTESWRERLERVGIDRIDVASLSVNYRTPEEVMTEAEPVIRAALPDANVPSSIRSSGIPVVHGSLAELDSVLGTWLAENADGIACVIGDPTFPATARVRSLTPQLSKGLEFDLVVLVDPETYGEGIEGAVDRYVAMTRATQRLVILTSS; translated from the coding sequence ATGACCCCCCTGATCACCAGCGCGTTCGACCTTCCCGACCGACTCTCCCCCAAGGCCGACCCGGCGCTGATCGCCGGTGACGAGAAGCACTTCGCGGACATCGCGGAAAGCCTCGACCAGGTGATCGCCGAACTGTCCGACCGGCTCGACGCCGAGCTGAAGGCCCCCGGCGGCGTCGGCCGTGAGGCGATGGAGCGGGACTTGGAGGTCCACCGGCTGACCGCACGCCTGCGCGCGCTGCGCCGCTTCGGCCTGGACCTGTGTCTCGGGCACATGGTCGCCGCGGACGGTTCCGAGCCCCTGTACGTCGGGCGGCTCGGTCTCACCGACAGTTCGGGGCGCCGGCTGCTCATCGACTGGCGCTCCCCCGCGGCCGAGCCGTTCTTCGGCGCGACCCACGGCAACCCGATGGGTCTCGCGAGCCGCCGCAGGTACCGCTGGACCGGCGGCCGGATCAGCGACTACTGGGACGAGGTGTTCACCCAGGACGCGTTCGTCGGGCACGCCGCCCTCGACGACCAGTCGGCCTTCATCGCGAGCCTCGGCAACAACCGCTCGGCCCGGATGCGTGACGTCCTCGGCACCATCCAGTCCGACCAGGACGCCATCATCCGTGCGGGATCCCGCGGCGCTCTCGTCGTCGACGGCGGCCCCGGTACGGGCAAGACCGTCGTCGCGCTCCACCGCTCCGCCTATCTCCTCTACTCCGACCCCCGTCTCGGTCACCGTCGTGGCGGTGTGCTCTTCGTCGGCCCCCACGACCCGTACCTGGCGTACGTCGCCGACGTCCTCCCCAGCCTCGGCGAGGAGGGCGTGCGGACGTGCACCCTGCGGGACCTCGTCCCCGAGGGGGCTTCGGCGCCGGGCGAGGCCGACGCGGAGGTCGCCCGCCTGAAGTCGTCCGCGGACATGGTGAAGGCGATCGAGAAGGCCGTCCGCTTCTACGAGGATCCGCCGGCCGAGGGGATGCCGGTCACCACGCCGTGGGCGGAGATGTGGCTGAGCGCGGAGGAATGGGTCGAGGCGTTCCAGGCGCCGGGGCCCAGCACTCCGCACAACGAGGCACGGGACCTGATCTGGGAGGAGCTGGCCACGATCCTGTGGGACAAGTTCGACGCGGACGGGCACGCGGGCGGCGACGGGGACGGCGGTGACGCCGTGTCGCCCGAGCAGTTCCGCAGGGCGCTGCTGCACGACAAGGAGCTGGTCGGCACGCTCCATCGCGCGTGGCCGCTCCTCGAACCCGCCGACGTCGTCGGCGACCTGTGGACGGTCCCGGCCTACCTGCGGATGTGTGCTCCCTGGCTCGACCGCGACGAGGTCCGGACGCTGCGGCGCGAGGACCCGCACGCCTGGACGGTGTCGGACCTGCCGCTGCTCGACGCGGCACGGCAGCGGCTCGGCGACCCGAAGGCGTCGCAGCGCAAGCGCCGGCACGACGCCACCGTCGCCGCCGAGCGCGAGCGCATGGCCGGCGTCATCAGCGACATCGTCGAGGCCGATGCCGACGGCGAGGGTGCGGTGACCATGCTGCGCGGCCGTGACCTCCAGGACAGCCTGATCGACGGGACCGCGCTGCCCGGCGCCGACGTGGACCCGCTGGCCGGGCCGTTCGCGCACGTCGTCGTGGACGAGGCGCAGGAGCTGACCGACGCGGAGTGGCAGATGCTGCTGATCCGCTGCCCGTCGCGGAGCTTCACCATCGTCGGTGACCGCGCGCAGGCCAGGCACGGGTTCACCGAGTCGTGGCGGGAGCGGCTGGAGCGGGTCGGGATCGACCGTATCGACGTGGCGTCGCTCAGCGTCAACTACCGGACGCCGGAGGAGGTCATGACGGAGGCCGAGCCGGTGATCCGGGCCGCGCTGCCCGACGCCAACGTGCCGAGCTCTATCCGCAGCAGCGGCATCCCGGTCGTCCACGGGTCCCTCGCGGAGCTCGACTCGGTGCTCGGCACCTGGCTCGCCGAGAACGCCGATGGGATCGCCTGCGTCATCGGTGACCCCACCTTCCCTGCGACGGCCCGCGTGCGGTCGCTGACCCCTCAGTTGTCGAAGGGGCTGGAGTTCGACCTGGTCGTCCTCGTCGATCCCGAGACGTACGGCGAGGGCATCGAGGGCGCGGTCGACCGCTATGTCGCCATGACCCGGGCGACCCAGCGGCTCGTCATCCTCACGAGCTCCTGA